The genomic window CATTTCAGAAATAACCTTTAACTTTTGATAAGCTACGtgatgatttttatttgattttaattaattactatTTGATTGCAAAGTTGAGGAAgtatatttccataaaatatTCATCAATTATCTGCATTTCAATAGGTTGTTCAAAAACtatgataataatattattaaatgctATTCTAAATAAAGTTGAGAGGTGACATTTGTGCTCATCTATCATAACTATTTAATGgctgtttttatatatttaaataagtataTGGGCTTTTATTTCATTGTTTGCATATGCTTTTACCGAAAAGTACCAATATATCTAATAGTAACCCATTGAAACCCCATTCCTGCAGACCAGTGTCGATTGAGATACTTTTGCGACCGCACACATTCGCATCTCCTGATTGCAGAAAACGCAAAGAGGACGCACACTCGAAAGCTTGGCGGCCAAAGCTCCCTGGCTGCAAGCTAAAAAACTGAATCTGAGTTTCAGGCCGGGATTGGGGcaaccacccaccgccacccGATGCGATACGATCCGATTCGACTCATCCGCCCCGTGGGCTCGTCGTCCGCATTTCGCGTTTGTGGTACTTTTGTCGAGTGCGGCTGCTGCTTCGCTTAGTCGTTTGCCGTTTGTCAACCGTTTGCCAGCGTTTGCCGTGAGCGCTAGTTTCTTgcaagaaatatatacataaatatatatatacatatatatatatacatatataaagtaGAAGCAGCGATAATAACTGAATCTGAAGCGCAAAATCTGTGTATAAAGTCGTCTGTGAGCGTCGCCCAGTAAACCGAAATAGTCTAACAAATATTTAGTGTTCAGCTAAAAAGTGTTTCAAGCATAATTCAACAAAAATGCAGTACATCTATGTGATTAGTGCGCTCATTTTGGCCATCGCCGTGCAGCAAGGTAAAAGGATTCAAGTCAACGCACTTCCGACGACGCGATTACACGATTACATAACGGAAGATATGATATGGATGGCAGCAAGGGGGTAAAGGGGAAGGCAGCTCGTTTCCCGGGGGCGTTGGGAAATTGGTGGGAAAGCTTGTGGCGTCAGGTCGGCGCCACAGCAAAAAGCCAGAGTATCTGGAGTATCTTGAGTAGCCGGTCGTCGTGGCGCCTTTTTGTCCAGCCCGCTGAGTAATATTTGCATTCAATagatatacatagatataaCTTGGGTGTCTCGAGCTCTCTTCGTGCAGGAAACTTTTTCCTCTACTTCATTTGTTGGCTCTCTGCCACAGCTTTTTTCCTGAGctgcgaaaatgaaaaatgggGCGGAGGATGGGTTTTTCATGGGGTCGTGGCACGTTGACATCACAACTAAAACAGATAAAAATTAGTACACACTGTGGTGCTATGCTTTCGCAAAGGATAATGGCGAGTAACTAGCTTTAGACCCAAGTTTTTCCTGCCTCCTTTCGCCGCAAAACCCAATTTAAGTTTTcccacatgtgtgtgtatgtgcagGGATTATGTAGGACATGCGCACTCTATTTGGTTATAGGTCCTGGGGGCCAGTTGCAGTTATCCACTACCCAAAACCGAAATCCGCTCAGCGacttatataaaaatacatttgacTGCTGTTTCGTAAGgaaacttaaaatatttaaaggaaTTGCAACTTTCTGTTAGGGAATTCCTAGACGTAAGCATGCATACCCATATTTTTCGCGTTCTAGGCAATTCAATCAATGCAATTTACGACTATTTATAGACTTTAATAAACCTTAATTGGGCATGACTAAGTGTAAACAGTGGAAAACGTCAGCATTTCTATTAGGACTATTTAGAAAATGGTTGTAAGacgcattttaattaattagaaaTATTGGAAAGTATAATGATGAAATTGGGTTAGTTGTAGTACTTTactttaaattaagaaaatatttttctagcAGAGAAACAGCCGTCCATATGCTTTTGAATCATCCTAGAAGCCTTTCATATTTGGCACTATTGCATTCCTTTGTCGCGACGAGCTTCCAGCTCTCAGAGTATCTAGACCATCCCGTGGAGTGTTTCATCTTTGCAAGGAGGACCTTTCCCCATTGTTCTCAAGTATCTTCGCCCCGAAGTAGGCAACACAATCTTTCCGCCTGCTGCTTATGTAACCCAAATGGAACCCATAGAATAATGGACAGTAGTATGGGGGAGTATTCAGAGGGCGGCGAGGTGGGGCAAAGTTATTCGAGTCCATTAGCAATGTCGATGGCTCAATTAGCTAGCCACTCCTAAGAGCCTCGCAGGCTGGCACTAATGGAGGCGTCAATGGAACCGCTGCCATCACTGGCATCGCTGGCATCTCCATGCCATTGTGCCACTTTTGGCACAGCGTGAGGCAAAAGCGCATCGCAGGTTGCACACATGTATTATCAGGGCGGAGGCAGCAGGTGGCACTCTAATGAGCGGACGGACAGGCGGTACTGGACATTGCCAGCTCGTATATTtgggaaaattaaataatgcgAATCTCGTGTCGCGCACGACcttaaattcaatttagcTCGAAGCTAGTCAAGTGATCACTAGCAGCAGAGAGATCTCTTTATATCGCATTTGTTTACACGCTTGTTTCTTTCAGATTCGCTTGTTTTGTGAAACTATTAAGGTTAAGCATATGCCGCATAGGCTGCCAATGGAAATTTTCTAATTGGCATTAACTATTGCTTTGTGTCAATTACGCGCCAGATTGCAAGTgggttaaaaaataaaaagggggAAGGGCTAATGGCAGGGTATATGCACTCAGGATGCACAAATGCAATTACAATCAAGGCATCACTTAGCTAGGAACTTGAAGCTCTAGGGAAATAGCAAGGCCTACTCAGGCAAACGAAGTTTATTTATATCGCTTTCCTAAGATAGTTACTTGATGTATAATAAACTGACTTACATTGCAATGGTTCCAGGATATGCCATCAAGTGCTTCGTGTGCAACAGCCACAAAGACGCCAACTGTGCGCTGGACATACCGCCGGACAACCTGCTGAAGGACTGCGATGAGCAGTACTCGTCCCGCGGCAAGGGGATTCCCACGTACTGCCGCAAGATTACGCAGATCATCGAGTTCTCGGTGAACAGCCGTGAGTAAAACCATATGCATACAATCATGTGTGGATGGCTGGTCTAGACAGTGGAACAATTGCATTGCAGTGCCCCCGGATAGCCGTGTGATTAGGACCTGTGCCTATCAGAACCAGACCTCCACCAACTACTGCTATCAGCGTGCCGGATTCGGTGGTCGGCAGGTGGTCTGCTCCTGCGATACGGATAACTGCAACGGTGCCGGAGCGATGGGCGCAtcggcggtgggcgtggcggccATGGTGGGACTCCTGCTGAGCGCCCGTCAGTATCTGCAGCGTTAAGGACGAAATCGAGGGACTGCCtcagttgtttttgtttgttttatcgATGCATCCAcccagtttcagtttttctttCGTATTGCTGCTGACTCTTTGACTTCTGTGACACTTTCACCGCTTACTCCTTCCCCCGCCCCGCAAGCCACCACATCATTAACAAGGTCCACTCGCAGAGCTGCTCCAGAGTCAGgtaatatacataaatgagaATCCAAAACTAATATGATAGCAAATTATAATATGAAACATATTTTCAGCTCTGATTTTGTAACATTTTTTGAATGGAGAACCGTAAAAGCTTTATACaaagtattaaataataacataatTCCCTAACTAGAAGTGTATATAAAAACCAAAGAGAGCATTGTAACAATTGGCCAATATAATCGTTCAAATCGTTTTACATTAACAGGAATTTTTGCAAGTAACGTATTAAACGAAATCAAGGAAAAAtaacgaataaataaataaaactaaaacctACCGCAGTTGAAAGTATTAAaccaaaaatcgaaaataacgAATAAGTCAAAGATGGCCACAAAGCTAACGATGTTAAAAATTAAGGCTACCAAACATACAAGTAGTACATAATAAATGTTAACACTCTTCGCCTAAGTTTGTCTACTTTTGTTTAACACAAGACTTGAACAAAATTTCGGCAATAGCtaacattaatatttaaacaattttaaagtaATGCTCAACGAGGTGAACACTTCATAGAATAATTAGCAAGCAATTGGGAGGAGAGTCGTCCCTGGATAAACCCTGGATAAATGATAGTTGTGACACGCTTAGGGGCGACGACCACGCCCATATCTCCGCACTCCCCAGGGGAAAACACTCGTTGTTGTAACCAACTGCCAAATAAGGAAAACTTTAAAGTCGTTTCATCTTACCGCATAGGCACCACCCAGCAATGAGCAAATGAATACGAAATATTTGCGATATCCTGTAGAGGAAACAACACCAATGAAACCTTTTGTCCAACGTAGCAATAATTGCAGATGCAGAATCAAGGAAATACATTAAAACGTTACAGAAaccaaagcaacaacaaatacattGTTTTTAGTTCTTTTAGCAAAATAACAGTTTATAGtaaaaatttttttagttAAGAACCTCCTCTTAAATGCAATATTTgtaatgcaataaaattgtaaaatgtttaaagtgaaaaacaataaatatgaataCAAATAACCGATGTTCTTATTAACCAGGGAtcatttttcagttttatgagaatttaaaaatttttataaatataaaaaagcttaATTAAACAATGACTTGAAAAATCTTGCAAAATCATTTGGTAACCAGACACGTAAAAGCGTTTTATTTTGCTTAAATCTAAACTCGACAAACTAGGCTTTCAATTTCACGGATGTTC from Drosophila yakuba strain Tai18E2 chromosome 2L, Prin_Dyak_Tai18E2_2.1, whole genome shotgun sequence includes these protein-coding regions:
- the LOC6527697 gene encoding uncharacterized protein LOC6527697; amino-acid sequence: MQYIYVISALILAIAVQQGYAIKCFVCNSHKDANCALDIPPDNLLKDCDEQYSSRGKGIPTYCRKITQIIEFSVNSLPPDSRVIRTCAYQNQTSTNYCYQRAGFGGRQVVCSCDTDNCNGAGAMGASAVGVAAMVGLLLSARQYLQR